Within the Vanessa cardui chromosome 6, ilVanCard2.1, whole genome shotgun sequence genome, the region TTATGTAGCTGATCTGCATCATCCAATGTCTTAATGCCACCATTTGCAATTACTGGTATTCTTACTGTCTCGCATACTTGTCTTAGGCTATCTACATTGATCATATCACCACTTTTCTGTACTGGTGTACGTCCATGCACGGTCATAAAATCTATACCACATTTTTCAAGCTGTTGAcacattgttattgttttctttaactcttgtaaaattcttattttaacagATACACTAAAATTGGACGGAAAGTTATTTCTAACTGTTCTGAGTAAACTATGAATAAGTTCGGGTTGAGATAGTAATGCACATCCATATCCGTCTTTCATAGCCCATCGCTGTGGGCATCCACAGTTTAAATCAACTCCATCTGCATAGGAGTAAATTAATTTGGTTGCATCTAAAAAATCATCAACATTATTGGCTGCAAACTGGACCACCAATGGAGAATCATTAACAGTTGTTATAAATTCATTAGCTCTTGCTTTTTCATTCTGACAGAACGAATCAGCTAATATCATAGGAGTAAAACATAAATCAACACCATAGctggaaaaaaaattgaatattaatgagGTAAAATACAGCAagctctttaaaaaatatatttatctataaatacaccCATTTTTATCTTACTTTTTCACTAAAGTTCTAAATTGCACTTTACTGTATCTAACCATAGGTGCGCATACTTTAACATAAGTATCATTAGATTTAGCATCATGAAACAAATCATTTACatctattttcattttcatttctaatttatttacaatatattgttttatgaaaaactttgaaaaaattataatcttttaatatactaaaaaatacaacttttttaAGATTTTGTAAGCTATTAAACTTGATTccgaaacttttttatttttttcttaaataaagttcaaacaccaaataatatacaataatacacgTGAGCGGTATGTTACATTCAGAATTCAGATTGACTTTTTATGACATATGTCAACTGACAGcggagtactgttgtttaagcCCTGTTAATAACAATGTTAAAATCAACTGGTATTTCCACTATTATGTTATAAAGccagaaaatgaaaataaaaaatcttcacgatttatattataaataaagcagAGTATATTAATTTCCTTTGAACGATAGAAATTTTGGTATATCATACTCATAATATCAGTATGTCGTCTCAAGCTGAGCTATGCCAGCACAACCCAGCTCTTGGTAATGAGTATGAATTAATTACTGAAACTgaaaagatttttgtttttacttcatttgaataaaaaagtaaaattagatttatgttactatattaaaaagttatgacatttaaatttaatatattatttatggaatggttaatatttctttgggTGGTTGTAACCATAACCACCACTAAGCTAAGTGACCTATTTTTTCATTCGACATcctatacaacaacagcctgtaaatttccccctgctgggttaaggcctactctcccttgaagcagaaggcttggaacatattcaccaTGCTgatccaatacgggttggtggaatacatattatgtagcaccttttttatttatgatatatcctatattatttaaatatattacttattaatttacaaaactacaatggtggcaagaatgttagcaTCTTGTTTGTTAAATAGGGAAGTTAAGTCACGATTTCAATCCTTTTGCAAAAATTGAACATGACCTTCTGTCATCAATAGTGGTAAagaaatttaaagttttatacattaataaaaattttaacattataactCCAAGGTCCAAATTTTTCAACCCAGTGTGGCGTCCCCTCTTATAAATATCGTCTAAATACAACATAGTCTACACTATCGACATCTGAAACGAAAATTATCGATAAGTTGATATTTTTAGATTGGTGTGGAGATCTTTACTATGCGGGAAAAAAGAGGGGAATTTTATAGTTATACCAAAACGATTCTTTAGCCGTTATTTTGTTAAtacgaaaattgaaattgtagtCGATTATTAATTAGCATGTATagctaattaatatatatagcaaatactttttcaatataGTAAGTAGGTGCACTAGTACGTGGGGACTACACATAAACACGATAGTTTCCAGAATGAGTAGTAGTgacgaaaaacaaaaaaaggtaaACACAGGGTAGTATTGTCATTTGTATACATTGTATCATAAAAGGCAAGAGTCTCAATAAcaaatgaaagaaaacattaaataacaagGTTTTTTTGcctttatttctgtgtggggAATTTGTTGAATTGAGTCATATTTTTTCCCGAATTTGGGGAATTTCGCTTagatttttggggaattaggtgAATAGGCATTGGCAGCCCTGGTCGAGACCTAATTTGACATTGACATCAAACACATTGACTGTGACTCGATCAAACCTCTAAAACCACACTAATTCCACTATATCAACACACTATACAtgttttataaaagataaatataagtattgtcTTTTCAAGATGAGTACTAAATGTATTGATATTGGTTTTGTCGAAGAAAAATCGAATTGGCTTCTACATCCAAGATTTTTCCCCAGTAAAGTTGGTGGAAAACCTGCTTGGTTAGATCTAAAAAACATTCCAAATCCTTCAGAATTATCCTGTAAAAAATGCAATGACCCACTCACTTTTTTATGTCaagtatgttgtttttattcttttacaatgaattttaaatattataattgataatattaatatatttttaggtataTGCACCCTATGAAGATAGTAACAATTGTTTTCACCGAACCATATTTCTATTCATTTGTAGAAATGGTTCATGTTGCCAAACAAATTTATCTGATAACTTTTTAGTATTGCGATGTCAGCTCCCacgtaaaaatgatttttactcATTTGAACCATAtgaagaaaatgaaaatgaggtaaaatgaaaaaaagtcaAGTAAAGCTGTTCactctattattttaattattacctcAAAACAACTTAATCATTATTTAGATTAaggtaacattaatttattttcagaacTATCCAATGGATAAATGGGCAAAATTATGCAATCTCTGTGGTTTAAAAGCACCATCTCATTGctctaaatgtaaaaaaatattttattgcagcCGTAAACACCAAATTATGGACTGGCAAAAGGGACACAAACAAATTTGCAATGATTcacaaaaagtaaattattattattatgaaaattaaaatttacaataccAGCACAGATAGACAattctatttcaataattttattatttcaggtAAATGAATATAGCTCTAATTGCTTTGTTGTAACAGAAGCTGGTAAATCAATATTGTTCAAGGAATGGGAATTAATTGTAGACGAAGAGGATGAGGTAAgcttaatatttaagaatataagagctatatacaaaagtaaatattattagaaataatttatggCAATGTAGTTTTTGATCAATTCTGTATTTTAAAAAGGAAGAAGCTGGTAATATTGATCCCAATGAAGaaatggaaaaattaaaaaaaatgatggaGGAAAAAAAGGCTGGCACTATGAGTAATATTAGTGAGAGTGAACTTGAACAATATGCTGGAACATTACCTGAAGATAaagtttttaacaaattttctaAAAGGATAGCTCGACATCCAGACCAagtattaaggtatgatagagGTGGCATACCTCTATGGATAACAGGAAATACAGAAAACAGCCTAACCAATATTCCTAATTGCCAGTACTGTAATGGTGAAAGACAATTTGAATTTCaagtaagtttgtttgttatgtGTACTTTATAAATTGAAGAAATGGCTTCTgtgaatttgtttaatatacttattatatatgtatacatttcaGATAATGCCTCAATTATTAAACTTTCTAAATGTTGGTATAGAATTTAACAGTATAGATTGGGGTGTGCTAGCTATCTACACATGTAAAGCAAGTTGTGATGCTGGACCAGTATATAAGGaagagtttttaattaaacaagatttgactaaataaataatttgataaatctataatgtttattattacattagttACTTGTTTCATCTTGACTTTTCTTTTTTCCATAATCCTctgataaatataacaataaatcatTCAATCCACTAAATTCTGTCCGTGACTGTGGTGGATTATTTTTTGGCAATACAGGTAGAATATTACccatttttattctaaaatctTTGAGctgtaaaatagaaaattaattatgtaaacaacTTTGTTTAATGTATGTTACATTAACAAGAAGTTTAGAAACaattataacattacattacTTACATCTTTAGCACCTGACAATTTCCATATACCATAACAAAAACAAGTTGTACCACCAATAGCATACAGTGAACCCCATCCGAGTGCTCTTAGAGCAAGCATTGCACCTGCATCTGCCAATTCAATGCTCCCGTGTAATcctgaaatacaaataaaaatgtcagaAGGAGCTTCAATATGAGCAAAAATCttcaatatctatttttttataaaaatatgtctcAAATacctttgttaaaatatttaggaTCTGTTTTCTTAGCTGCAGCTAAAGTAGCACTAAATCCAACAAATGCTGATATACCAGCAACAGAAGCTAAAAATGTACCAGCTGcaataagtacaaaaaaaacacataactatctttaatacaaatttcttcattataatatatattgctattagtatattatatttataaattaaacttatttaataaaataaaaacgcgtATCTCAGGGTTAAATTAGAGACAGTaaacaatatactttataaaaattattattaacataacttTAATTCGTTTTAAGCGGTCTTCATCAGTCATTTTGTAGCAATTTTTTGCCCACAAAATATCAAATCTTGATAACACGActatataactattaataattaattcaataactgCATTGTAATATATtgcatattaaaattgttagttcgatttataattacataaaaacaattaggTATATAGTTTTCAGAAGTGACAGCAGTTGAATAACATGTGAGCAGAGACAGAGAGCAGTGTCACTGTCACGGTGTCACTGTCTTCAATAAATTACAGAGtataatattgcataatatatacatactttcaTTTTCTTCAGTGTTGCAAAATTATCGACTGTTTGTGTATCGATAACTATTTAGTATATCGATAGTTTCATTAGGTCCCgtgaaaaatactattaataacagAATTCTATTGATAGATGATGATTTTTTGAGAGagatgattttttatattttatgtatagttgttatagttttattataattactcatGATGTGCTTGATTTTGACAATTTTGTAGTTATTTTGCCCGCAGTATTGAGcggttgttttttatattacgtatCTTAAGGaactaatattatcaaaaaatctCCGAATATCGATGATACGGAACCATCAATACT harbors:
- the LOC124530649 gene encoding tRNA-dihydrouridine(20a/20b) synthase [NAD(P)+]-like codes for the protein MKMKIDVNDLFHDAKSNDTYVKVCAPMVRYSKVQFRTLVKNYGVDLCFTPMILADSFCQNEKARANEFITTVNDSPLVVQFAANNVDDFLDATKLIYSYADGVDLNCGCPQRWAMKDGYGCALLSQPELIHSLLRTVRNNFPSNFSVSVKIRILQELKKTITMCQQLEKCGIDFMTVHGRTPVQKSGDMINVDSLRQVCETVRIPVIANGGIKTLDDADQLHKTVKCSGVMAASAILSNPALFSGSNKTPLSCIRLWMDMKDKSEDRITFQCYHHHLVFMLEKILTKKQKQEFNNLGTFENVDIFLKRYVLNSYDYNISHNINCDIDDYITCHFDDKITTKHSSKCRGCGKSVCYCICDKYDQNASNGNYFSSFVINNDGIEYMDSNIFDE
- the LOC124530650 gene encoding programmed cell death protein 2, giving the protein MSTKCIDIGFVEEKSNWLLHPRFFPSKVGGKPAWLDLKNIPNPSELSCKKCNDPLTFLCQVYAPYEDSNNCFHRTIFLFICRNGSCCQTNLSDNFLVLRCQLPRKNDFYSFEPYEENENENYPMDKWAKLCNLCGLKAPSHCSKCKKIFYCSRKHQIMDWQKGHKQICNDSQKVNEYSSNCFVVTEAGKSILFKEWELIVDEEDEEEAGNIDPNEEMEKLKKMMEEKKAGTMSNISESELEQYAGTLPEDKVFNKFSKRIARHPDQVLRYDRGGIPLWITGNTENSLTNIPNCQYCNGERQFEFQIMPQLLNFLNVGIEFNSIDWGVLAIYTCKASCDAGPVYKEEFLIKQDLTK
- the LOC124530651 gene encoding transmembrane protein 242, which gives rise to MTDEDRLKRIKAGTFLASVAGISAFVGFSATLAAAKKTDPKYFNKGLHGSIELADAGAMLALRALGWGSLYAIGGTTCFCYGIWKLSGAKDLKDFRIKMGNILPVLPKNNPPQSRTEFSGLNDLLLYLSEDYGKKKSQDETSN